CCACCGGCTGCGGGTCGTCGCGGAAGTCGTCCTGCAGCACGTCCTCCACCACGCCGACCACGGTGGACCAGCCGCTGTCCCCCTGGGCGCGGAGCTGGCGGCCGAGGGCGCCCTGGCCCGGCCAGAGGGCGGCCGCGGCGGAGCGGCTCACCACCACGTTGCCGAGCGCGGTGGTGTGGTCGGTGGGCTCGAAGGGGCGGCCTTCCAGCACGCCGATCCCCATCGCCTGGAAGTAGTCGCCCGCGGCGGTGGTGGAATGGAGCAGGGTGCCGCCGTCGGCGTCGGTGCCCTCGCCGCGGAAGCGCAGGGTGCGGGTGCCCTCGTCGAGGGGAATGTTGTCCACCAGCCCCACCACCTGGACACCCGGCAGCGCCCGTAGCCGGTCCATGAAGGCCAGCTCGAACTGCGCGAAGCCCGGGCCGTCGTTGAGCGAGGGCCGGTCGGGGGCGATCTGGAAGGTGAAGACGTCGCGGGTGTCGTACCCCGGATCCACCTGCCGCAGCGCCGAGACGCTCCGCACCAGCAGCCCCGAGCCGATCAGCAGCACCAGCGCCAGCGCCGTCTGCGCCACCACCAGGCCGTGGCGGCCCCAGTGCTGCCGCCGGGTGGCGCCGCGCCCGCCGTTCCGGAGGCGCTGCAGGTCGGGCGCCGAGCCGCGGAGCGCGGGTACCGCGCCGCAGGCCAGCGCCGATCCCGTCGCGGCCAGGAGGGTAAAGAGGATGGTCGGGAGGTCGAGGTGCACCTGGCTCAGGCGCAGCACGTCGGGCGGGGCCGCCTGCAGGAACAGCGGGAACACCAGCGCCGCGATGAGCACCGCCACCCCTCCCGCGAGCGCCGCCACGATCCCGGCCTCCAGCAGCTGCAGCCGGACGAGCTGGGCCCGCCCCGCCCCGAGCGCCCGTCGCACCGCGAGGTCCCGCTGCCGCCCCTCGGCACGCACCAGGAACAGGTTGGCCACGTTGGCCCACGCGATGAGCAGCACGATCCCCACGGCGCCGAGCAGCACCCAGAGCGGCTGGACCACCTGCCCCAGCAGCTGGTCGGCGAGCGGCCGCACCACGGCGTGGTGCTTCTCGATCATGCGCGCGTAGCTGGGCGGCCCCCCGAAGCGTTCCGGCAGCCGGCGGGCGAGGGCATCGAGCTCGGTGGCCACATCCGCCAGGCTCGCGCCCGGCGCCATCCGCGCCACCAGCCCCTGGCCGAACTGCCCCGGCTCCACATCCGCGGGCCGGATCTCGTTGGCGATCCAGAGCATGGTGCCCTCGGTGGGAAACCCGAACGCGGGTCCCATCACCCCGATCACGGTCCGGTCCTGCCCGGCCATGTAGAAGGTGCGCCCCACCACCGAGGAGTCGCGGCCGAACCAGGAGCTCCACAGCGCGTAGCTGATCACCGCCACCCGGTTCTCGTCCTCGGCCACGGGCAGGCGGCCCAGGATGGGCGTGGCGCCGAGGGTGGCGTAGAGGGAATTGGTGGGCGCGGACATCCGGATCCGCTCCACCCGGTTGTCGGCGCGGAGGGTGGAGGTGAAGGAGTTGTAGGTGGAGACCTCCTCCAGCAGGCGCGACTGCTCCCGGTACTGCAGGTAGAACTCCGGCCCCACGCCGAACTCCTCCGGGAAGTCCGTGCCCGGCGCGGACGCCGCGACGTGGACCAGCCGGTCGGCATGGGCATAGGGGAGCGGATCGAGCAGGACGGTGTTGACCACGCCGAACATCCCGGCGTTGACGCCGATGGCCAGGCCGAGCATGCCCACCGCCAGGGCGGTGAAGCCCGGGGTGCGGCGCAGGGCGCGGGCGGCGTGACGCAGGTCGGTGGACCACTCGTGCAACGTCCAGGTCATGGCCGGCTCCGTGGAGGGAAGTCGCTCAGCCGCGGAAGGTCGTGTCGGAACGGAGGGGTGAGGATGGGCGGGCCGTACGTGTCGCCGCCGGGGGGAGGTTTCAGGCCGCACGGCCTGGGCCTCGCGTGCCCTAGCCCCCCGCACCGGCGTGGCGCAACTTGAGGCCGCCACCACCTCGGGGTCTGCATGCCATCGCTCTGGACGTCCACCAGCCTCCCCGCCTGGAAGGCGGCGCTGGCGAGCTACGACGCCGTGATCGCGCGGCAGGAGAGCGCCAAGCTCCCCGACCGCGACCGCTGGTATCACGAGACGCTGCCGGGGGCGATCGCGGCGCGGCGCCCGCCGCACGTGACACTGCCCGAGCTGGTGAAGCTCACCGAATGGAAGATGACGCGCGGCAAGTGGCGGGCGCGGAACCTGGTGCTGGTGCAGGGCA
The Gemmatimonadota bacterium DNA segment above includes these coding regions:
- a CDS encoding ABC transporter permease — translated: MTWTLHEWSTDLRHAARALRRTPGFTALAVGMLGLAIGVNAGMFGVVNTVLLDPLPYAHADRLVHVAASAPGTDFPEEFGVGPEFYLQYREQSRLLEEVSTYNSFTSTLRADNRVERIRMSAPTNSLYATLGATPILGRLPVAEDENRVAVISYALWSSWFGRDSSVVGRTFYMAGQDRTVIGVMGPAFGFPTEGTMLWIANEIRPADVEPGQFGQGLVARMAPGASLADVATELDALARRLPERFGGPPSYARMIEKHHAVVRPLADQLLGQVVQPLWVLLGAVGIVLLIAWANVANLFLVRAEGRQRDLAVRRALGAGRAQLVRLQLLEAGIVAALAGGVAVLIAALVFPLFLQAAPPDVLRLSQVHLDLPTILFTLLAATGSALACGAVPALRGSAPDLQRLRNGGRGATRRQHWGRHGLVVAQTALALVLLIGSGLLVRSVSALRQVDPGYDTRDVFTFQIAPDRPSLNDGPGFAQFELAFMDRLRALPGVQVVGLVDNIPLDEGTRTLRFRGEGTDADGGTLLHSTTAAGDYFQAMGIGVLEGRPFEPTDHTTALGNVVVSRSAAAALWPGQGALGRQLRAQGDSGWSTVVGVVEDVLQDDFRDDPQPVVYYPLVGPTASEWRTSSPAYVLKTTRAEQIAPEVLALVREVAPEAPMYRVYTMAGLARTSMLNLSFTMLTLGIVAGLALILGAVGLYGVLSYVVAERTREIGVRMALGAQAAQVRAMVVAQGARVVGAGILIGVGVALASTRALSSLLFGVRALDPITFLAMPAGMVAVGLLASYLPARRASNVDPIESLKGE